Proteins from a single region of Gasterosteus aculeatus chromosome 20, fGasAcu3.hap1.1, whole genome shotgun sequence:
- the s100v1 gene encoding S100 calcium binding protein V1 codes for MATTYSDLELAINTLVSEFHGAADDGPTLNASQFQNMIVKQLPGFAKQVETEEGLGLVLDQMGVKDGQSISFENFWTLINKQAVQQFASSHKEKNISCGCYLM; via the exons ATGGCGACCACG TACTCAGATCTGGAGCTGGCCATCAACACGCTGGTCTCTGAGTTTCACGGAGCTGCAGACGACGGACCGACCCTGAACGCCTCTCAGTTCCAGAACATGATCGTCAAGCAGCTGCCGGGGTTCGCCAAG CAAGTGGAGACCGAGGAGGGTCTGGGTCTGGTTCTGGACCAGATGGGGGTCAAAGATGGTCAGAGCATCTCCTTTGAGAACTTTTGGACTCTGATCAACAAACAGGCAGTCCAGCAGTTTGCCTCCTCCCACAAAGAGAAGAACATCAGCTGTGGCTGCTACTTGATGTGA
- the plin6 gene encoding perilipin 6, with protein MGFGEGEMSERHHHETSAVLRVSSLPLVSSALQSMTSVYSEVKGRYPLLSLMGGVAEVGMRSVSQVAMTRATPLLQSLEPQIEVANSFFLFGLDRLEKSFPILNQSTEEVVGHLKDAFFLTLDDVQLWVVDGLDGALDQLESLSAAASSAVRLLQDSQAGQAAAWGLDDVLTRLEDASAYYLPLPPTLRRQWEMKVQEYEDEDEDEPSVWTRVRSLLLNLSLQLYHRLMKVREQLQSAIMRLGAGADKVGLGRILELAGELLQQLQRLLVALMYRAEGLRELTLGGVRGQAAKLTELLPVQRISDLPVQIQQRVGDLQELAKILVQLVINATPLYDLLQQPSAQEVEDFLNQEEAAADSSSRRGSASSLFLKAMDGRPRRRRSLYSRATRSPQSPDPPNGRRRSSLKDLPGGEDLLKSPQDGVVHRRPSASELLLAPLKQFVAQSQKAFEYLSPNSLDHTSEEAAHPAGEVEC; from the exons ATGGG ATTTGGTGAAGGAGAAATGTCAGAACGTCATCATCACGAG ACCAGTGCCGTGCTGAGGGTGTCCAGTCTGCCGCTGGTCAGCTCGGCGCTGCAGTCCATGACCTCCGTGTactcagaggtcaaaggtcgctaCCCTCTGCTGAGCCTGATGGGCGGAGTCGCCGAGGTCGGCATGCGCAGCGTCTCCCAGGTTGCCATGACGAGGGCCACGCCCCTCCTCCAGAGTCTGGAGCCGCAga tTGAAGTagccaacagtttcttcctctttggtCTCGATCGTCTGGAGAAAAGCTTCCCGATTCTGAATCAATCGACGGAGGAG GTGGTGGGCCACCTGAAGGACGCCTTCTTCCTGACGCTGGATGACGTGCAGCTGTGGGTGGTGGACGGACTGGACGGAGCTCTGGACCAGCTGGAGAGTCTCTCTGCGGCGGCTTCGAGCGCCGTGCGCCTGCTGCAGGACTCCCAGGCGGGCCAGGCCGCTGCGTGGGGGCTGGACGACGTGCTGACCCGCCTGGAGGACGCCAGCGCCTACTAcctgcccctccctcccacgCTGC GTCGCCAGTGGGAGATGAAGGTGCAGGAGTacgaggatgaagatgaggatgagcccagtgtgtggaccaGGGTCCGGAGCCTCCTGCTGAACCTCAGCCTGCAGCTCTACCACCGTCTGATGAAGGTCagggagcagctgcagagcgCCATAATGAGGCTGGGGGCCGGCGCTGACAAG GTGGGTCTGGGTCGGATCCTGGAGCTGGCGGGTGagttgctgcagcagctgcagcgcctcctggtGGCACTGATGTACCGAGCGGAGGGTCTCCGGGAGCTGACCCTgggcggggtcagaggtcaggctgCCAAGTTGACCGAGCTGCTGCCCGTCCAGCGAATCAGCGATCTGCCGGTTCAGATCCAGCAGCGAGTGGGAGATCTGCAGGAACTCGCAAAGATCTTGGTGCAGCTGGTGATCAACGCCACGCCGCTCTACGACCTG CTGCAGCAGCCGTCAgcgcaggaggtggaggacttCCTGAaccaggaggaggcggcggccgaCAGCTCGTCCCGCCGCGGCTCGGCCAGCAGCTTGTTCCTGAAGGCCATGGACGGGCGCCCGCGCCGCCGTCGCAGCCTCTACTCGCGCGCCACGCGCAGCCCTCAGAGCCCTGACCCGCCCAACGGCCGCCGGCGCTCCAGCCTGAAGGACCTGCCGGGGGGGGAGGACCTCCTCAAGTCGCCCCAGGACGGCGTGGTCCACCGCCGGCCCTCCGCCAGCGAGCTTCTCCTCGCGCCCCTCAAACAGTTTGTGGCCCAGAGCCAGAAGGCTTTCGAGTACCTGAGCCCCAACTCGCTGGACCACACCAGTGAGGAGGCGGCGCACCCCGCGGGGGAGGTCGAGTGCTAG
- the syt11b gene encoding synaptotagmin-11b encodes MADVIELGPAYAMSPVLAGFLGAGVLVLVVVVLVLLWSFCQRRYLRVSGRYKLHGDRYCDSEDPPYKFIHMLKGISIYPESLSSSKRIVRGIRRADRSKRDGERGFPTAGAGRGLVLVDAENNILDVPGQLQMSHLVPPAGPGPAHGAGRTERALPVRADYCCLDSSSAGSSQTSSKTASPFTPAPSEPEPDPSLGTVSLTVDYNFPKKALVVTIVGARGLPAMDEQAGSSDPYVKMTILPEKKHRVKTRVLRKTLDPLFDETFTFYGVAYSSLPELTLHFLVLSFDRFARDDVVGEAVVPLKGVDPSTGRVHLSQQISKRNMQCETRGELLASLSYQPVSHRLSVVVLKARHLPKMDITGLSANPYVKVNVFYGRKRIAKKKTHVKKCTLNPVFNESFIYDIPPELLPEISVEFLVVDFDRTTKNEVLGRLLLGLHGPAPSGASHWREVCENPRRQISKWHSLSEY; translated from the exons ccaTGTCTCCGGTCCTGGCGGGCTTCCTGGGAGCtggggttctggttctggtggtggtggttctggTTCTGCTCTGGTCCTTCTGTCAACGGCGTTACCTTCGCGTCTCTGGACGCTACAAGCTGCACGGCGACCGTTACTGCGACTCCGAAGACCCCCCTTACAAGTTCATCCACATGTTGAAGGGCATCAGCATTTACCCAGAATCCCTCAGCAGTAGCAAGAGGATCGTCCGAGGCATCCGGCGCGCGGACCGGTCCAAGCGTGACGGCGAGCGCGGCTTCCCAACAGCTGGCGCGGGGAGGGGCCTGGTGCTGGTGGACGCCGAGAACAACATCCTGGACGTCCCGGGTCAGCTCCAAATGAGTCATCTGGTCCCGCCCGCCGGGCCAGGCCCCGCCCACGGCGCAGGGCGGACGGAGCGGGCTCTGCCGGTCCGCGCCGACTACTGCTGCCTGGACAGCAGCTCGGCCGGCAGTAGCCAGACCAGCAGCAAGACGGCGTCCCCCTTCACCCCGGCCCCCTCAGAGCCGGAGCCCGACCCGAGTCTGGGCACCGTCAGCCTCACTGTCGACTACAACTTCCCCAAGAAGGCGCTGGTGGTGACCATCGTCGGCGCCCGGGGCCTCCCCGCCATGGATGAGCAGGCGGGCAGCTCGGACCCCTACGTGAAGATGACCATCCTGCCGGAGAAGAAGCACCGCGTCAAGACCCGCGTGCTGAGGAAGACCCTGGACCCCCTGTTCGACGAGACCTTCACCTTCTACGGCGTGGCCTACAGCTCGCTGCCCGAGCTCACCCTGCACTTCCTGGTCCTCAGCTTCGACCGCTTCGCTCGCGACGACGTCGTCGGCGAGGCCGTGGTGCCGCTGAAGGGCGTGGACCCGAGCACGGGCCGAGTCCACCTGAGCCAGCAGATCAGCAAGAGGAACATGCAG TGTGAGACTCGTGGCGAGCTGCTGGCGTCTCTGTCCTACCAGCCGGTGTCTCATCGCCTCAGCGTGGTCGTCCTGAAGGCCCGACACCTCCCCAAGATGGACATCACCGGCCTGTCCGCGA ACCCGTACGTGAAGGTGAACGTCTTCTACGGACGCAAGCGCATCGCCAAGAAGAAGACGCATGTGAAGAAGTGCACGCTGAACCCCGTCTTCAACGAGTCCTTCATCTACGACATCCCGCCGGAGCTGCTGCCCGAGATCTCCGTGGAGTTCCTGGTGGTGGACTTCGACCGGACCACCAAGAACGAGGTGCTGGGCCGCCTGCTGCTGGGCCTCCacggccccgccccctccggcgCCTCCCACTGGAGGGAGGTCTGCGAAAACCCCCGCCGGCAGATCTCCAAATGGCACAGCCTGAGCGAGTACTGA
- the dcst2 gene encoding DC-STAMP domain-containing protein 2, which yields MRRDVVFQVERGGVRKAFKGVLKKAAGQRVKGHLLEGGRRLAAFTMGLLLASLYGAAALFLQKQPLWPCVYTTLGVAGLAAFGMGLSAGLRTDVAVLLPTLCSARGRGFLLFLFVSVLLTGPVDNTLENMERAAASLVCGAELAANQTQELMQRAATPLSSALKSIRLISSNVHAVAGRVQRFISALTDTVRHVARTLRNVLHFLVDIGEECNAKLGSPYRKCRAVFAEARTDCAALLGEFDFLCDLVDGFLPLCGLARAGELFCVLPSYIASFLKRRLAAPTVAAFERMKREFDFNVSASMTFDLEANSSRSLHQLAQDIMEEVSSDLHVFQKISEPLTYGGLVLLVLSFLRAARYKRRYLHELDFDNVYITNQFEKLNRQVALGGGTSVLPITGREAKTYIRPLSCHLTFRERRVVLMGVVSVLKHLVAGGVLVALDFLVFWILDQVHHQVKGDVVARAPVLVTVQVEGGGYASDIFRDMVAAFNILQRGNLTVISRRCQVEPSEPDYVTCFTLGEVTQLQRPHRPPCERQPSITSFSHVRCRKVYNVLMEEDRKPNRKLLQALCSHWSHWVSLVPRCSHWSHWVSLVPRCSHWSHWVSLVRVCVAGFLLGLALLVSLSGGFVQRCRRLICAAYHPERELERIRFLRQQILDQRRAVGRALRASAARSRADGGGGGSRFQTFLLWLPGGAHLSHLLARPALSCLSCGETVRGDDVVACDVPRCAGLFCRPCFLSLESTCAVCTRPLTSGEEGEEELDSSDDEQLNSGAGGSDIIDSDSQLSEADMTYQDRPGSDDSDDSFHSASSRRSSPQDPSLQSVLVHAPD from the exons ATGCGTCGTGACGTTGTATTCCAGGTGGAGAGGGGCGGAGTCAGAAAGGCCTTCAAAGGAGTCCTGAAGAA GGCGGCAGGacaaagggtcaaaggtcacctgctggagggggggcggagactGGCGGCCTTCACCATGGGGCTGCTGCTGGCGTCCCTGTACGGGGCGGCGGCGCTCTTCCTGCAGAAGCAGCCCCTGTGGCCGTGCGTCTACACCACGCTGGGCGTCGCCGGCCTGGCGGCCTTCGGCATGGGCCTGTCGGCCGGCCTCCGGACGGACGTCGCCGTGTTGCTTCCCACACTGTGCTCAG CTCGGGGGAGGGgcttcctgctcttcctcttcgtgTCGGTGCTGCTGACCGGACCCGTCGACAACACTCTGGAGAACATGGAGCGGGCCGCCGCCAGCCTGGTGTGTGGCGCCGAGCTGGCAGCCAATCAGACGCAGGAGCTCATGCAGAGGGCGGCCACGCCCCTTTCGT CAGCGCTGAAGAGCATCAGGCTGATCAGCAGCAACGTTCACGCGGTGGCAGGACGGGTGCAGCGCTTCATCAGCGCGCTGACCGACACCGTCCGTCATGTAG ctcgcaCTCTGAGAAACgtcctccacttcctggtggacaTCGGCGAGGAGTGCAACGCCAAGCTGGGCTCCCCGTACAGGAAGTGCAGGGCCGTGTTTGCCGAGGCCCGAACTGACTGCGCCGCGCTGCTGGGGGAGTTCGACTTCCTGTGTGATCTCGTGGACGGATTCCTGCCGCTCTGCGGCCTCGCCCGCG CCGGCGAGCTCTTCTGCGTCCTCCCCTCGTACATCGCCAGCTTCCTGAAGAGACGCCTGGCGGCTC CGACCGTTGCTGCGTTTGAGCGAATGAAGCGGGAGTTCGACTTCAACGTCTCCGCctcgatgacctttgacctggaggCCAACAGCAGCCGCTCTCTGCACCAGCTGGCTCAAGACATCATGGAGGAGGTCTCGTCAGACCTGCACGTCTTCCAGAAGATCAGCGAGCCGCTGACGTACGGCGGCCTCGTCCTGCTGGTCCTCTCCTTCCTGAG ggcggCGAGGTACAAGCGCAGGTATCTCCATGAGCTCGACTTTGATAACGTTTACATCACCAATCAATTCGAAAAGCTCAACCGACAGGTGGCCTTGGGAGGCGGGACCTCAGTCCTGCCAATCACAGGCCGGGAGGCCAAGACCTACATCAGACCAC TTTCGTGTCACCTGACGTTCCGGGAGCGGCGGGTGGTGCTTATGGGCGTGGTCTCTGTCCTCAAGCACCTGGTGGCGGGTGGCGTGCTGGTGGCGCTGGACTTCCTGGTCTTCTGGATCCTGGATCAGGTGCACCACCAGGTCAAGGGGGACGTGGTGGCCAGAG CCCCGGTGCTGGTGACGGtgcaggtggagggggggggctacgcCTCGGACATCTTCAGGGACATGGTGGCTGCGTTCAACATCCTGCAGCGGGGGAACCTCACCGTAATCAGCAGGAGGTGTCAAGTGGAGCCCTCAGAGCCGGACTACGTCACCTGCTTCACCCTGGGTGAGGTCACGCAGCTCCAACGACCTCATCGCCCCCCCTGTGAACGTCAGCCCTCCATCACATCTTTCAGCCATGTGAGATGCAGGAAAGTATATAATGTCCTGATGGAAGAAGATCGTAAACCCAACAGGAAGCTTCTCCAGGCGCTT TGCTCTCACTGGTCCCACTGGGTCTCACTGGTTCCCCGGTGCTCTCACTGGTCCCACTGGGTCTCACTGGTTCCCCGGTGCTCTCACTGGTCCCACTGGGTCTCACTGGTTCGGGTTTGTGTTGCAGGGTTCCTGCTGGGTCTGGCTCTGCTGGTCTCTCTGTCTGGAGGATTCGTGCAGCGTTGCAGGCGACTCATCTGTGCTGCTTATCATCCAGAGAGAGAGCtg GAGAGGATTCGGTTCCTCCGGCAGCAGATCCTGGACCAGAGGAGGGCGGTGGGGAGAGCCCTGAGGGCGTCTGCAGCACGGAGccgagctgacggaggaggtggaggaagtcgCTTTCAGACTTTCCTGCTGTG GTTACCTGGAGGGGCTCACCTGTCTCATCTACTGGCTCGTCCGGCGCTCAGCTGTCTGTCCTGCGGGGAGACGGTGAGAGGGGACGACGTGGTCGCCTGTGACGTCCCGCGGTGTGCAG GCCTGTTCTGTCGGCCATGTTTCCTGAGTCTGGAGAGCACGTGTGCCGTCTGCacgcgacctctgacctccggtGAAGAAGGCGAAGAGGAGCT CGACTCCAGTGACGACGAGCAGCTGAActcaggagcaggaggaagtgacatcataGACTCCGACTCCCAGCTGAG TGAAGCAGACATGACGTACCAGGACCGACCCGGGTCGGACGACAGCGACGACTCCTTCCACTCCGCCTCCTCTCGACGGAGCAGCCCGCAGGACCCGAGCCTGCAGTCCGTCCTCGTGCACGCACCGGACTGA